Proteins encoded within one genomic window of Rossellomorea vietnamensis:
- a CDS encoding helicase-related protein, translated as MQKLHILREEAIEETKRKIEEDMTLFLEKHEKCPSFQDYLKERSAFFHQIWLNIWLNKVTNDVLRSHKKAFLRDKGYDIEGTDKKLINKLFRNEIREYQPFHILTWIQDHPISEEDWTERHREVRKTFVKNQEEKKKAVLQKESQKKTLSFISQQMDKLETHWYVELRFLFANKWMSDIRTKTKFRSVEPYMLEVKLEEEGRYTKDSFVTVSDFLTEFTGSIHKKSEHWDGHVWEYETYFYPYERFVFYHTEQVVYRSLSELMPEELRKGYETVYGQELTEERLSRLSHHFLLTLKSNFFSKIQEEYMDDLYRLTEIPFDTDVHLSLYEKDLKKREERKAAELAELKRKQEEEERILEEIFGREYSPSFRGDIHYILHIGETNTGKTHHAISRMKEARSGMYLAPLRLLALEVFDTLNADGVPCNLKTGEEEKEVPSAHHVSSTVEMFREKDEYEVIVIDEAQMLADQDRGFSWYRAITKARAKEVHIIGSENVRDLLMGLVGEGNVEIHHYKRDIPLEVESKEFQLRHAKKGDAVVCFSRKKVLDTASRLQNNGHKVSMIYGSMPPETRKRQMMQFIKGKTNMIVATDAIGMGLNLPIRRIVFLETDKFDGTRRRRLTSQEVKQIAGRAGRKGIYNEGKVAFSKDIKVMKQLLEKPDQALETFAIAPTSGVFERFQRHYHDMDTFFFLWDKFKSPFGTEKATLFEERELYELIRGTEIEAKLSLNDLYGFLHLPFSKKETQLTEQWLQCMQAIVEGEELPEPQLKSTNLEQKEVSYKAVGLHLLFLYRLGRQTEAYYWERIRSEIADGVHESLRTEVTSLTSCRQCGKKLPPNFGFPICDRCHAVRVKRRTKGKPRY; from the coding sequence ATGCAAAAGCTTCACATACTTCGAGAAGAAGCAATAGAGGAAACGAAACGAAAAATCGAGGAGGATATGACACTTTTCCTGGAGAAACACGAAAAATGTCCTTCATTTCAGGATTATTTGAAGGAAAGGAGTGCTTTCTTTCATCAAATATGGCTGAATATTTGGCTTAATAAAGTAACCAATGATGTCTTGCGGAGTCATAAAAAAGCATTTCTCAGAGATAAAGGGTACGATATTGAAGGTACGGATAAAAAATTGATCAACAAATTGTTCCGGAATGAAATCAGAGAGTATCAACCTTTCCATATTTTAACCTGGATACAGGATCATCCTATATCCGAAGAAGATTGGACAGAACGACATCGTGAGGTCCGAAAGACATTTGTTAAGAATCAAGAAGAAAAAAAGAAGGCGGTCCTTCAAAAAGAGAGTCAAAAAAAGACTCTTTCTTTCATCAGCCAACAAATGGACAAGCTAGAGACTCATTGGTATGTGGAATTGCGATTTTTATTCGCCAATAAATGGATGAGTGATATACGGACCAAAACCAAATTCCGATCGGTTGAACCGTATATGTTGGAAGTGAAATTAGAAGAAGAGGGACGCTATACGAAGGACTCCTTTGTCACCGTTTCCGATTTTCTTACAGAATTCACGGGTTCGATTCACAAAAAGAGTGAGCATTGGGATGGACATGTGTGGGAATATGAAACCTATTTCTATCCCTATGAACGCTTTGTCTTTTATCACACAGAGCAGGTGGTCTATCGGTCCTTATCCGAGCTTATGCCCGAAGAATTAAGGAAGGGATATGAGACGGTGTACGGCCAGGAACTTACAGAAGAAAGGTTGAGCAGGCTCAGTCACCATTTTCTCCTGACGCTGAAATCCAACTTTTTCAGCAAGATTCAAGAGGAGTATATGGATGATTTATACAGACTGACAGAAATTCCTTTTGATACAGATGTTCATCTTTCATTATATGAAAAAGATCTCAAGAAGCGCGAGGAAAGAAAAGCAGCTGAACTCGCTGAATTAAAACGGAAGCAAGAGGAAGAAGAACGAATACTGGAAGAAATCTTTGGACGGGAATATAGCCCTTCGTTCAGAGGTGATATCCATTATATCCTTCATATCGGTGAAACCAACACAGGGAAAACGCATCATGCAATCAGCCGGATGAAAGAAGCCAGAAGCGGTATGTATTTGGCCCCCCTCCGTTTACTCGCTCTGGAAGTATTCGATACATTGAATGCAGACGGCGTCCCGTGTAATCTGAAAACAGGCGAAGAAGAGAAAGAAGTTCCTTCTGCACACCATGTTTCATCAACAGTTGAAATGTTTCGTGAAAAAGATGAATATGAAGTGATCGTGATCGATGAGGCCCAAATGCTTGCCGATCAGGATAGAGGATTCTCCTGGTATCGTGCCATTACAAAGGCGAGAGCCAAAGAGGTCCATATCATCGGGAGTGAAAACGTCCGGGATCTACTGATGGGATTGGTCGGGGAAGGCAACGTCGAGATTCATCATTACAAACGAGACATCCCCCTTGAGGTCGAATCAAAAGAATTTCAATTGAGACATGCTAAAAAAGGGGACGCAGTTGTTTGTTTTTCAAGGAAGAAAGTGTTGGATACCGCTTCAAGATTACAAAATAATGGACATAAAGTCAGCATGATCTACGGAAGTATGCCTCCTGAAACAAGGAAGAGGCAGATGATGCAGTTCATTAAAGGGAAAACGAATATGATTGTTGCGACCGATGCAATCGGGATGGGACTGAACCTGCCCATACGCAGAATCGTCTTCCTGGAAACGGATAAATTTGATGGGACGAGGAGGAGAAGGCTGACTTCACAGGAAGTTAAGCAAATTGCCGGCCGCGCAGGAAGAAAAGGAATTTACAATGAGGGGAAAGTAGCTTTCTCAAAGGATATTAAGGTGATGAAGCAGCTCCTCGAAAAGCCTGACCAAGCCCTCGAAACGTTTGCCATCGCCCCCACGAGTGGTGTGTTTGAACGTTTTCAAAGACATTACCATGATATGGACACGTTCTTCTTCTTATGGGACAAGTTCAAAAGTCCATTCGGCACGGAAAAAGCGACCCTTTTTGAAGAAAGGGAACTATATGAATTGATCCGTGGAACTGAAATCGAGGCTAAACTTTCATTAAATGACCTATACGGCTTTCTCCATCTTCCTTTCTCCAAGAAGGAAACACAGTTAACGGAGCAGTGGCTCCAGTGCATGCAAGCGATTGTAGAGGGTGAAGAACTGCCTGAACCACAGTTGAAGAGTACGAACCTAGAGCAAAAAGAAGTTTCATATAAAGCTGTCGGGCTTCATCTATTATTTTTATACCGATTGGGCAGACAGACGGAAGCTTACTATTGGGAACGGATCAGGAGTGAAATTGCCGATGGTGTTCACGAAAGCCTGCGGACAGAAGTCACAAGTTTAACATCGTGCAGGCAATGCGGAAAAAAACTTCCTCCGAACTTCGGTTTTCCTATCTGTGATCGCTGTCATGCCGTGAGGGTTAAAAGAAGAACGAAGGGGAAACCGCGATATTAG
- a CDS encoding TIGR00266 family protein, translating into MNSHEIEYKLHGDDMQFVEIELDPGESAVAEAGGMMMMEDGIGMETIFGDGAKGSGTGGFLGKLVGAGKRILTGESLFMTVFTNEGMGKKHVSFAAPYPGKIIPVDLSELGGKVICQKDAFLCAAKGVSVGIDFQKKLGTGFFGGEGFIMQKLEGDGLAFLHAGGTIYRRELQPGEVLRVDTGCLVAMTKEVDYNIEYVGKIKSAFLGGEGLFFATVRGPGTVWIQSLPFSRLAERIYANAPGGGRSTGEGSILGGIGDFLNGDD; encoded by the coding sequence ATGAATTCACATGAAATAGAATACAAATTGCACGGGGATGATATGCAGTTTGTCGAGATAGAGTTGGATCCAGGTGAAAGTGCCGTAGCCGAAGCTGGTGGTATGATGATGATGGAAGACGGTATCGGAATGGAAACGATCTTTGGGGATGGAGCAAAAGGAAGCGGTACAGGAGGATTTCTTGGCAAGCTTGTGGGAGCGGGTAAGCGAATACTGACGGGCGAAAGCTTATTCATGACCGTCTTCACCAATGAAGGAATGGGCAAGAAGCACGTCTCTTTCGCGGCTCCCTATCCGGGAAAAATCATTCCGGTCGATTTAAGTGAATTAGGCGGTAAAGTGATTTGTCAAAAGGATGCCTTTCTTTGTGCGGCTAAGGGAGTGTCTGTCGGAATCGATTTTCAAAAGAAATTGGGAACCGGCTTCTTTGGGGGAGAAGGTTTCATTATGCAGAAACTTGAAGGGGACGGTTTAGCCTTTCTTCATGCCGGGGGAACGATTTATAGAAGAGAGCTCCAGCCGGGGGAAGTGCTGCGGGTGGATACGGGTTGTTTAGTGGCCATGACAAAAGAAGTGGACTACAACATTGAATATGTCGGCAAAATCAAATCGGCTTTCCTTGGTGGAGAGGGTCTGTTTTTTGCTACTGTCCGTGGACCGGGTACGGTATGGATACAGTCTCTTCCGTTCAGCCGGTTAGCGGAACGGATCTATGCAAACGCTCCAGGTGGGGGGCGTTCGACGGGTGAGGGAAGTATACTTGGTGGAATCGGGGATTTCCTAAACGGAGATGATTGA
- a CDS encoding CoxG family protein codes for MGNGIHQVKVHASRSDVWTFIRDMNAWAPLVPGYREHTIYSNNQSTWKFTVHYGMVTKKIHVNVRITDWKEPSEVKFTLKGINQRFTGSGFFKAEEVDTFVTSMTGSLSIVSTSPVAKMLQHAFDKMVAELTRELTVAVGEAIERSKT; via the coding sequence ATGGGAAATGGAATACATCAAGTCAAAGTCCATGCATCGCGATCGGATGTATGGACTTTTATTCGTGATATGAATGCTTGGGCGCCACTTGTGCCGGGATACAGGGAGCATACTATTTATTCCAATAATCAATCAACGTGGAAATTCACCGTTCATTATGGGATGGTGACAAAAAAGATCCATGTGAATGTGAGAATTACAGATTGGAAGGAACCATCTGAAGTGAAGTTCACGTTAAAGGGTATAAATCAAAGGTTCACGGGTTCAGGATTTTTCAAAGCGGAAGAAGTAGACACCTTTGTCACAAGCATGACTGGAAGCCTATCCATTGTATCCACCAGCCCGGTGGCAAAGATGCTGCAACATGCATTCGATAAAATGGTTGCCGAACTTACCAGGGAACTAACGGTTGCCGTGGGAGAAGCCATTGAAAGAAGTAAAACCTGA
- a CDS encoding CAP domain-containing protein — protein MRRLFILIMIIVVAYISKPAWEEKVEASGFDTVLSKIEEMKNNPKVQDAFDQLYQEVNLLLVKLDESFRDLENTSDTKKEDPVEKPALTVPSDQTFSIYNIELGDSKESVEEEVGEAKRKSSNEYGVSWYAYHENYRNFFMVSYDQNQQVNGLFTNQDLLSSDSGIKMGVSKEVVQNELGEPLTNIRKGLTLYQLQNNGEQDVYQIDGSYVTIFYDKHENDTVTAIQIIDGNLETNKKNFYTVGSSELKEGFEYQLFDLTNATRVEKGLNVLSWDSLVRDTARKHSLDMAEQDYFSHTNLEGQSPFDRMEEDQVAFRTAGENLAYGQLSSIFAHEGLMNSKGHRENILQPHYEHLGIGVAFNEKSQPYYTENFYSN, from the coding sequence TTGAGACGATTATTTATACTTATCATGATTATTGTGGTTGCCTATATATCAAAACCCGCCTGGGAAGAGAAAGTGGAAGCGTCAGGTTTTGACACTGTCCTCTCCAAAATCGAAGAAATGAAGAACAACCCTAAGGTTCAGGATGCCTTTGATCAACTCTATCAGGAAGTGAACCTGCTCCTGGTAAAGCTGGACGAGTCGTTCCGTGACCTCGAGAACACCTCTGATACCAAGAAAGAAGACCCTGTGGAGAAGCCTGCTTTAACAGTCCCAAGCGATCAAACGTTTTCAATCTATAATATTGAACTCGGGGATTCCAAAGAAAGTGTGGAGGAAGAAGTAGGCGAAGCCAAGAGAAAATCCAGCAATGAATACGGGGTTTCATGGTATGCCTACCATGAAAATTATCGGAACTTCTTCATGGTCTCCTATGATCAAAACCAACAGGTAAATGGACTGTTCACGAATCAAGATCTTCTCTCCTCTGATTCAGGGATCAAGATGGGTGTTTCCAAAGAGGTGGTACAGAATGAACTTGGTGAACCATTGACCAATATCCGGAAAGGACTGACATTATATCAGTTGCAAAATAACGGGGAACAGGATGTGTACCAGATCGATGGGAGCTATGTGACGATCTTTTATGATAAGCATGAAAATGATACCGTAACCGCCATCCAGATCATCGACGGGAACCTGGAAACGAATAAGAAAAACTTCTATACGGTGGGAAGCTCTGAATTGAAAGAAGGGTTTGAATACCAACTCTTCGACCTTACGAATGCCACCCGTGTAGAGAAAGGACTGAATGTCCTATCATGGGACAGTTTGGTGAGGGATACAGCACGTAAACATAGTCTGGATATGGCGGAACAGGATTATTTCAGTCACACGAACCTAGAGGGTCAGTCACCATTTGATCGCATGGAAGAAGATCAGGTAGCCTTTCGCACTGCTGGGGAAAACCTCGCCTACGGTCAGTTAAGTTCGATTTTCGCCCACGAAGGGCTGATGAATTCCAAAGGTCATAGAGAAAATATCCTCCAGCCACACTACGAACATTTAGGTATAGGGGTAGCCTTCAACGAAAAGTCCCAGCCTTATTATACAGAGAATTTTTATAGTAACTGA
- the speD gene encoding adenosylmethionine decarboxylase codes for MKLSHEERIQLHEFNNLTKSLSFNMYDICYTKTREEREAYIEYIDEQYNADRLTKILTHVSDIIGAHVLNVSKQDYVPQGASVTILVSEGPIVEVPTEHFDESPGPLPSTVTMHLDKSHITVHTYPEYHPHEGISTFRADIDVSTCGEISPLKALNYLIHSFDTDIMTMDYRVRGFTRDINGRKLFIDHDINSIQNYIPEEIKDEYDMIDVNVYPQNIFHTKCKLKEFDLNNYLFGYTKDKLEEDEVDEITDKLKMEMDEIFYGKNIPRP; via the coding sequence ATGAAATTATCTCATGAAGAACGGATTCAACTGCATGAATTCAATAACTTAACGAAGTCGTTGAGTTTTAATATGTATGATATCTGTTATACAAAGACCCGTGAAGAACGGGAAGCCTATATTGAATACATTGATGAGCAATACAACGCCGATAGATTGACGAAAATCCTCACCCATGTTTCGGATATCATCGGGGCACATGTACTGAACGTATCGAAACAGGACTATGTTCCCCAGGGGGCAAGTGTCACCATCCTGGTATCGGAAGGGCCGATCGTCGAAGTGCCGACGGAGCATTTTGATGAATCACCCGGTCCTTTGCCTTCAACTGTGACGATGCATCTTGATAAAAGCCATATTACGGTCCATACCTACCCGGAGTATCATCCACATGAAGGGATCTCTACATTCAGGGCAGATATCGATGTTTCTACATGCGGGGAAATTTCTCCCCTGAAGGCATTGAATTATTTAATTCACTCCTTCGACACCGATATCATGACAATGGATTATCGCGTGAGAGGATTCACAAGGGATATTAATGGAAGAAAACTATTCATCGACCATGACATCAATTCCATTCAGAATTACATTCCGGAAGAAATTAAGGATGAGTATGACATGATCGATGTGAATGTCTATCCTCAAAACATCTTCCACACAAAATGCAAATTGAAAGAATTTGATTTGAACAATTACTTATTCGGCTATACAAAGGACAAACTGGAAGAGGATGAGGTCGACGAGATTACAGACAAACTAAAAATGGAAATGGATGAAATCTTTTACGGTAAAAATATTCCCCGACCGTAA
- a CDS encoding DsbA family oxidoreductase → MKIEVWSDYVCPFCYIGKRHLEKALEHFPQRDTVEIEYKSFELDPGAPVNTEYSIQELLSKKYGTSLEEAKNMTDGMSRQAASVGLDFRFDSSIPTNTFDAHRLTKYAKTAGKEAEMTEILLYAHFTLSKHIGDKETLVELAKQAGLDEAETVSVLEGSDFSEEVRQDEEEARQIGVQGVPFFVINRKYAISGAQPSDVFLNSIQKVWEEENEPSALQPLGTDGMACDENGCEIPPSKS, encoded by the coding sequence TTGAAAATTGAAGTATGGTCAGATTATGTATGTCCATTCTGCTATATAGGAAAACGTCATTTAGAGAAGGCATTGGAGCATTTCCCTCAGAGGGATACTGTTGAAATTGAATACAAAAGTTTTGAACTCGATCCCGGCGCTCCGGTCAACACAGAATATAGTATTCAAGAACTCCTTTCCAAAAAATACGGAACATCTCTTGAGGAAGCTAAAAACATGACCGATGGCATGAGCCGGCAAGCAGCCTCTGTCGGTCTTGATTTCCGGTTTGACTCAAGCATACCGACTAATACGTTTGATGCCCACCGCCTGACTAAATATGCGAAAACAGCAGGGAAAGAAGCAGAGATGACTGAAATCCTGTTGTATGCCCACTTTACTCTTTCTAAACATATTGGTGACAAAGAAACGCTCGTGGAATTAGCAAAACAGGCTGGACTGGATGAAGCGGAGACTGTTTCCGTCCTTGAAGGCAGTGATTTCTCAGAAGAGGTTCGCCAGGATGAGGAAGAAGCGAGGCAAATCGGTGTCCAAGGTGTGCCGTTCTTTGTTATCAATCGTAAGTATGCGATTTCAGGTGCTCAACCAAGTGATGTGTTTTTGAATTCCATACAAAAGGTGTGGGAAGAGGAAAATGAACCTTCAGCTCTACAGCCCCTTGGAACGGATGGAATGGCATGTGATGAAAACGGATGTGAGATTCCTCCATCCAAGTCATGA
- a CDS encoding HAD family hydrolase yields MIKAILFDLDDTLLWDSKSIEEAFKATCHYAHQKAGTDPEALESSVREAARELYATYDTYEFTQNIGINPFEGLWGDFLDEHDENFLKMKETVPSYRKESWTRGLNSMGITDSVLGEELSEKFRQERKQRPYVYEDTFLVLNEMKENYQLLLLTNGSPHLQNTKLDKTPELLPYFKEIIISGDVGKGKPDPAMFHHALERLKLHKDEVIMVGDNLNTDILGASRIGIKTIWINRRGQTPQKVVPDYEVKALKEVPRIVQNIIK; encoded by the coding sequence GTGATCAAAGCCATCCTGTTTGATTTAGATGACACTTTACTATGGGATTCGAAAAGCATTGAAGAAGCCTTCAAAGCAACGTGCCACTATGCACATCAGAAGGCGGGAACCGATCCAGAAGCGCTGGAGTCAAGCGTCAGGGAAGCAGCCAGGGAGCTGTATGCAACATATGATACATATGAGTTCACGCAGAATATTGGAATTAACCCTTTTGAAGGCCTTTGGGGGGACTTCCTCGATGAACATGATGAGAATTTCCTGAAGATGAAAGAAACCGTCCCTTCCTACCGCAAAGAATCATGGACCAGGGGATTGAATTCTATGGGTATAACGGATTCCGTACTTGGTGAAGAATTATCCGAGAAATTTCGACAGGAACGAAAACAAAGACCATATGTATATGAAGATACGTTCCTGGTTTTAAATGAAATGAAGGAAAACTACCAACTGTTGTTATTAACGAATGGTTCCCCTCATTTACAAAATACAAAGCTCGATAAAACTCCTGAACTTCTCCCTTATTTCAAAGAAATCATCATCTCCGGGGATGTCGGTAAAGGAAAACCGGATCCTGCCATGTTCCATCATGCATTAGAAAGGTTGAAGCTTCATAAGGATGAAGTGATTATGGTTGGAGATAACTTAAACACGGATATCCTGGGGGCATCAAGAATCGGTATCAAAACGATATGGATTAATCGACGGGGGCAAACACCACAAAAGGTTGTCCCGGATTATGAAGTGAAGGCACTGAAAGAAGTGCCCCGCATTGTCCAGAATATCATCAAATAA
- a CDS encoding DUF948 domain-containing protein, giving the protein MWIVYASIALFVISLIMLGVALMRTVKTTRPIVNEMNQRVATIQSRMEKISSESTQLQETQGEIQHDIEYKKSTITDTIQEVKRTPEVLKEFVKSMKR; this is encoded by the coding sequence ATGTGGATCGTTTATGCAAGCATTGCCTTATTTGTCATTTCCCTGATTATGCTGGGTGTGGCATTGATGAGGACCGTCAAGACCACACGTCCCATTGTGAATGAAATGAATCAAAGGGTAGCCACTATTCAATCGAGGATGGAAAAAATCTCTTCAGAATCAACTCAGCTACAGGAAACCCAGGGAGAGATTCAACATGATATCGAATATAAAAAGTCCACTATTACGGATACCATCCAAGAGGTAAAACGTACGCCTGAAGTATTAAAAGAATTTGTAAAGAGTATGAAAAGATAG